The Deltaproteobacteria bacterium genomic sequence ACGGAACCCACCCTGATTTAGCCCCGGAACCGAGGCAGAAGCGATTTCATTCGCCGATGCTGCCTTCGGCCATCAGCGTTTACATCTCACAGGGCTGCAACCTGGCCTGCAGCTACTGCTTCAACCAGCGCGGCAGCCTGGGTCAAAAACCGTCTTTCATGTCTGAGGCCACGGCGCGGGAGGTTCTCGGTTTTATCAGCCATATCGTCAAAAGCGAGGCCCACCCGGTCATCACTGTCTTTCTTTATGGAGGCGAACCCATGCTGAATCCCGGGGCGACCTTTCTCCTGGCCCGGGGCCTCCAGGACCTCAACCACCGTAACCTCAAGACCAAGGTCCATCCCATCCTGTCCACCAACGGCACCATTTATAACCAGGAGATATTCGATATTTTCGCCGAATTCCCGGAGTTCTCCACGGTGATCGTGAGCCTGGACGCGTTCAAGGAGGTCCATGACCGGAACCGTCCCTTTGCCAATCAAAAAAAAGGCTCTTCTTTTGACTGCGTGAAGGGCAATTTGAAGCGGATGGCCCGCGAAAAAATCCCTCATTCCGCCACATGCATCGTGCCTTTTCCTTACGATTTTGTGGGCGCGGCTGAGGCCCTGCATTGCCTGCCAGCTGAATGCGTTGAAATCAAGGAACTCAATCACTATATCCTGGGCAAAACCGTTCTCCCAGAGGTCTTTGAGCAGGACTTTGACACCTGGCGGCAAAATTATATCGAGTACGCGGATTACTACATCGAGTATTTAAACTCCAAAAATCCCGTCAGGCACGTGGACCGCTACAACCTGCCAGGCAACTACGCCCTGAGGCTGGCCGAACCAAAAGAACCGGACACCACCCTGGCCTGCCGCGTCGCCGACGCCTCACTGGCCATTGACGCCGTGGGCAACCTTATCCCCTGTGAAGCCTTCCTGGGCCAGAACCGGTTCTATCTGGGCGATGTAAAAAAAGGCTTCAATCAGGCAAAATACGCCAGGTTTGAAAAATGGATCCTGTCCAAAGGACAGTTCAGGATTGATAGCGCAAGGTGCAAATACTGTTTTGCCCAGCGCCTGTGCGGCGGCGGCTGTTATGCGGCTAGTTTTAATGAAACAGGGAAGCTGGAGGCGCTGGGTGAGAACGCCTGTGCATATGTCCGGGAGGCCGTCAAGATTAATTTATACTTCATCTCTCAGTTCAAGAATCGCCAGCCCGGGATATTTTCTCAGCTTAAAGGTGCAGCCGTTGAGTAAACCCCTTGCAGCCGTGTCTCCGATGATGTACAAGAAATCTGATTTCCTCCAATCAGTGGCATGCTCTGGGGGCGTTAAGGTGATTTTTCATTCCTTTTTCGGACTGGGGATGTATCTCGAAAACCACAGCGCCAACGCCCTCAATTCATTTTCGACTTCCCGGGCTTTGTCAGAGGAGAGGTATATTCCGCCTGAACTGCTTCAGGAGTTTGTTCGCCGGGGATTCCTGGTCCAGGCGGGCAAACCGGAGCGTGAAGAGATCGTGAGCCAGTACGGCGTTCTTTCTCCCGAAGCGATTTCCGGCCTGTGCCTCAATATGGCCACGGGCTGCAACTTTCGCTGTCACCATTGTATCCATTTCGCTGGAAGCGATCTGAACGGCCGTCCTCTGAAACCTGGCCGCATGTCATTTGAAACCGCCAGGTCAGCCATGGATTGGGTGGCCAGCGGTTTACTGGAAAACGGGCAAACCCGGATGGACTTGAACTTCGGGGGCGGCGAACCCCTGCTTAACTGGCGCGCCATGGAAAAGACCCTTAAATATGCGCACCAGCATCTCCAGCCCCGGCTGGACGTACATTTTTCTATAAATACCAATGCTTCCTTGATGACCTCTCAAATGGCGCGCGCCCTGAAAAAATACAACGTCAGGGTCATTGCCAGCCTGGATGGAGCGAAGACAGGCAACGATCTGGTCAGGCGAACGAAAAGCGGTCGGCCGACCTTTGATCTTGTGCAGACAGGCTTTGCCAGGCTGGCGGCCGCCGGGACGCCGGTCCGGGCGGTGCATGTCATTTTAAGCTCGGAAAACTTTGACTCCTTAGGCGATACCTTTATTCAGTATCTGGCTCAAAGAAAGATGCTCAGCATCACCCTTGAACCGGATTTAACGGATCGGCTTAAGCAGCCGGTCTCTTCTCTGGTTAATAAAATAATGAACCTGAAAAAGGCGGCCAGAGAAAAAGGCATATCAATCACCGGGTACTGGGAGCGCCCATTTGCCAGGATCATCCGGCCGGAGGCTGATTTAACTCCGCACTTCTGCCGCGCCATGGGCGGCAAAACGATTGACGTTATGCCAGATGGCAGCCTCTATAGCTGTTCCTACACCGACCTTAAGCTCGGGAACCTGTGGCAATTTGCCGGAAAAGGGCCGCCTTCTCTTCTGACGAACACTCCGCGCTTTCGGGCCATGCTCGATTCCCAAAGGATAGGACAGATTGATCAATGTCGAGGCTGTGAACTGGAAGGGGTCTGCGGCGGGGGATGCTATGCCACCACTGCGCATGCGTTGAAAAAAAAGGACGATCGTATTATCGCGTATCGCTGTGATTTTTATCGCCAGGTTACAAGGCAGCTTTTACTGGACGCTATGGATCAAAAAATGGCAGCTTAAAAGCACTGATTAAAAGCGGGGAGGACAATTAAGCGTCCGCATTTTCCGGAGAGGGGGGGGATTAGAATTCCCAGAATTGATTTGAACAACAACTTAAATTTACAACTTTCTCAGCTTGTGAACATGGACTTTCCTGAGGAGGTGCTCCAGGAGGGACGCCTTATTCTCAATTTAATTTTTCCTGACTTCAACTTCGACCCGGTCACCTTGGCCTTCCGTAAGACCGTTAGCCTTTACCAGGGGGAATGGCCGCAGTATCAATCCTGCAATACCGGGTTTCACGATCTGCACCACATAACCGACACCTTTCTCGCCCAGGCCCGTCTGATTCACGGCGCCATCATTGACGGCCAGGCCTTTACCGAGCGCCAGATCATCCTGTCTCTCATCGCCACCATTCTTCATGACGCGGGATACATCCAGAAGGATCGCGACACCGAAGGCACCGGCGCCAAGTATACCGTCCTTCACGTCCAGCGCAGCATGGATTTTCTTGAGCGCCACGGCGCTGAATTCGGCCTGTCTCACGAAGAAATAGCTGAAGGCCGGGTCATGATTCTGTGCACCGATCTGGCGGTGGACATCTCCGCCATCGAGTTCCCCTCCTCCGAGGTGGAGCTTCTAGGCAAGATGCTGGGCACCACGGACCTGCTGGCCCAGATGGCCGACCGGACTTACCTGGAAAAGCTTTTGTTCCTGTACCACGAATTCAGGGAGGCCCGGGTGGGCGACTACGAAAGCGAGGTGGACCTCCTCCGAAAGACGGTCGGGTTCTATGACTTCATGGCGCACCGCCTGGAAAAGACGCTCGACGCCGCGGACCGCTTCATGGCCTCGCATTTCGCGGCACGCTGGAATATCCACCAGAACCTGTATCACAAGGCCATTGAAAAACAGAAAAACTACCTCATCAAGATCCTGGAAATCCAGGACGCGGACCCCCGCCGTTTCCTCAAGCGCAACAGCATCGTCGAACAGGTCCACGAAAAATACCCGGAAAAAGTTTAACCCCGGATAATGCGGTGTTTTGTCAGAGAGACCCGTTTCCCGGGCCACCTAGACCCACGAAACCGGGCTCAAGCGCAAAAAAGGGGAAGGCAGTGCACGGCCGACCCCTTCTCCCTTCCTTTACAGTTATTTCTTCGTAAAGCCCTTGATGGCGATAACAGTATTGGATTTGGCCTCATCAGGCCAGCCATACGCCAGATTGGCCGTGTAAAGCACACCGTCTCGCAGGACCAGGCTGGTGGGGCCTTCCAGGGGCGCGCCTCGGGCAATGACCTTTCGGGGCGTTACGAAACCCGCCTTTGGGGACACCACTATAATCTGGTTGAGTCCAGGCTCAGAGGCATAGATATATCCTTCATCGTCAATCTCAATACCGTCGAAATAAGTATGCATGCGTGAATGAAAACGGGGCTTACCGGCGCTGCCGTCTTTTTTAATGGGTATTTTAACGATGCGGCCCTCGATGGTCGTGGTGGCGGCGTAGATATTTTTTTGCTGTTTATCAAGAACAATGACATTAACCCCCAGGGCGAGCGACGGGTCCGACCAGTTCAGGAGTGGGTCGTCGCACCACATGGTAACCTTGCCATCCGGCGAAATTTTCCAGATGCCCGAGTAAGTCAGGTCGGAAACATAGATGTTACCGGCGTTGTCAACAGCAATGTCGTCCGGGAAGCAGACGGGCCAGCCTTCAGCTCTGGTCAGGACCGGTGTGACCTTGCCGGTACTGGGGTTGACCTTGTACACCCCGCTCTTTTTGACTGTGACATCGTTGCAGTCTGGGTGACGCGGATTAAGCAGGCCTTCCCATTTTTTTGAAAATTCCTTATAAGTCACCAGGATATTGTCACTCTTGTCCGCTTCTATCCCGATGACCTGTCCCTTGCCGCTGTCTGCCTTGGTTGGGACCCAGGCCACGTGATCGTAAGCGCCATTGTCTTTGAGCTTCACCAGCTCCCCGGTAAATGACACGGTGGCATAAAGGTTGTTTTTGGAGTCAATACAAAGCCCCTCTGGAACGCCGGGCAGCTTGGTGTAAACCCAGACCCTGGTCTGCTCGGCCAAAGCAAGGCCCTGGACCTGGAATGCAATCAGCATCGCGGTTATGGCCAGGAGGATGCTGAGCCTCATTTTTTGTGTCCTCATTTTCCTTCTCCTTTCTTTGAGTCAATTTGTGAATGTTTATTTTTTAGGGGTTATAAAAAAAGCCTCCGGGGGTGCAAGACTCCCCCGGAGGCTTTAAAGCGGCATTTTCTGACCCGTCCGTTTCATTTCCATCACCGGATGGCAATTATTGTTAGACCGCTGATTGTTGACTTATCAAAAAAGTAGTATGCCTGGATATGGTTGTCAAGCGAATTCCAGTCCTTCCAGGGTCTGCCTGAGAGCGTGCCTCGACTGAGGAGCCAGTGAGCCTCAGTTTCTCAGGCTGGTCAGCGGCGCCGGCAGCCGCCCGCCCCTGGACATAAACCTTTTTGCCGAAAACCTGTTCACTTCCATGACCGGGGCCGATCCCAGCAGCCCTCCGAACTGGACGAGGTCGCCGGCCTGTTTACCTGGCACGGGTATGATGCGCACGGCTGTGGTCTTGTGGGCGATGATTCCGATGGCCAGCTCATCGGCGATGATGGCGTTGATGGTCTCTGCCGGAGTGTCACCGGGAACGGCGAACATATCCAGTCCCACGGAGCAAACCGCAGTGAGGGCCTCCAGTTTATCCAGCGTGAGCGCCCCTTTTTTCACGGCCTCAATCATACCGGCGTCTTCGCTGATTGGGATAAAGGTGCCGCTCAGGCCTCCAACGTTGCCGCTGGCCATGGCCCCGCCTTTTTTTACGGCGTCCATGAGCAGCGCCAGGGCCAGGGTGGAACCATGGGCGCCGATTCGTTCGATCCCAAAGGCCTCGATGACGTTGGCCACGGAGTCTCCGACAGCCACGGTCGAGGCCAGCGATATGTCCACGATGCCAAAAGGGATCTTCATATTCCGGGCCAGTTCCCGGCCGATGAGTTCCCCGGCCCGCGTTATCTTGAAGACAGTTCTTTTTATGACCTCGGAGAGCTGCGTCAGGTCGCAGTCCTGGTTCTTTTCCACCACGTTCCTGACCACCCCCGGGCCGCTGATGCCGACGTTCAGGGTTACGTCGCCTTCACCCACCCCGTGAAAGGCCCCGGCCATGAAGGGATTGTCTTCCGGGGCGTTGGCAAAAACGACGAACCTGGCGCAGCCCAGGCCATTATTACTTTTAGCAGCCGTTTCCTTCAACATCTTCCCGAGCAGGTTGATTGCATCCAGGTTCAAACCGGCTTCGGTCGTCCCGGCGTTTAAGAAGGAGCAAACCCTTTCGGTTTGAGAAAGGACGTCAGGCAGGGATTTGATGAGCACGGCCTCGGACCTGGTCATACCTTTCTGCACCAGCGCGCCGAACCCCCCGATAAAATCAATGCCCGCGTCTGCGGCGGCCCGGTCCAGGGTTAGGGCCAGGTCCAGGTACTTCTCCGGACTGGCATGACTTTCCATGATCAGGCTCACCGGCGTCACAGAGACCCTTTTATTGACAATGGGTATACCGTATTTTAACTCCAGGTTTTTTGCCTGTTCGACCAGGCGGCAGGCATGGGAGTGAACCTTGTGATAAACCTTCTCCTTGAACCCGGTAAAATCGGAATCAAAGCAGTCCTTGAGGTTAATCCCCAGGGTGGTCGTCCTGATATCCAGATTGTGGTACAGGATCATGCTGGCTGTTTCGAAAACTTCATCCACGGAAATAGACATGGCTCATACCCGGTGCATCATTTTCAAGATGTTTTCATGCTGGATTTGAATGTCCACCTGGAGGTCCTGTGCCACGGTCTTAAGCTCAGAGCTGATTTTATCCAGGGGGACACCGGAATCCTGGATGTCCACCAGCATGGTCATGACGAAATAACCCTCGGTGATCTTCTGGCTGATGTCCTCGATATTTATATCCAGCTCGTATAAAAGGGCGGAAATTTTCGCCACGATTCCCTTCCTGTCTTTTCCGATCACGGTAATAAACAAAAGTTCCTTTTCCATGGTTCCACCGCCTGGTTGATTTATATTAATCCGAATTAAGCAGAGTGTCAGCCGTCAGCGCCTTGTTGGTTTTCCGGTAAGACTCAAGACCGGTCTTTACATGTGAGTAAAAACCAGGTCCCTGGCTCATTAACGTAAATTCCTGACCCTTTCGATTATCTTGGGCATGGCCGCGCCGCTCAGGTCCTTGACATAGACATCAGTGATATCCCTAAATGCGTTTTCACTAGGGTTGATCTCGATGATCTTGGAGTCAGTTTTTTTGGCTTCATAAGGCACGCCTGCCGCCGGCCAGACGACGCCGCTCGTTCCAAGCACAATGATGACATCAGAAAGCTGGGCCTCGCGATAACTTTCAGGCACCTGCTGCACCGCCTCGCCAAACATGACCACGTCCGGCCGCATCAAGCCCTGGCAGTCACATTGCGGCAGTGCGGCCAGCAGTGTCTGCATACTGAAAGGCTCCTCACTTAAGGCTCTTTTCACCCGGCTCAGGATTTCTTGGCGGCTGAATTTTTGAACGACCCCGCAGGAGGTGCACCTGAACCGGTACAGGTTGCCGTGCACCTCGAAGACCCTGGTGTTGCCTGCCATGGAGTGCAGGTCGTCAATGTTCTGCGTCACGACGCCTTGTAATATTTCCATCTTTTCCAGTTCCGCCAGTCCGTGGTGCGCGGGGTTGGGTTCGGCCTTCTCAAAGGTGGCTACAGATTCTATTAAGAATTCTCGAATGCGCTCCGGATGACGCTGGGCAAACTGCATGGCGCCTCCTGCTGTGCCCAGTTCACCGGGGTCGAACCGATCCCATATGCCTCCAGGATCGCGGAAGGTGGGTATGCCGCTTTCCGCGCTTATACCCGCGCCGGTGAAGGCGACGGCATAGTTTGCCTTGGCAATGATTTCCGCGGCTGCTTCAATCGAATCTTGATGCATGATTGTTCCTTTGCGAGGGGCTGCGCCTCTCTGTGAAGATTTACCTAAAAACCGCCTTAAAAACGACATGAGACGCTTTTTTTCGTTTAAGACCTTAATTTGCGGAATTGCCTTGCCGCCAGTGTTCTCTGCCATGATATTTTACAACGATATCAATAGTATATCATGGCGAGAATTTTATTTTTATCTAAAAGAATGTAAACGGAAAGTTCTTTTGCCTCATGGCTACAAAATGAAATCCGGACCATTATGCTGGGGAGGGGTTTGAAGCGTTTTATCGGACCTTCAGGGATAAGGCGCTGGCCTTTTGGGTCATATCTTTCAGCCTGGCGATCAGCGCGCCGATAAGTTCCTTGAGCTGGGGCGAGAGGACATCATATTCGACGGACAGCCGTTCCGTGTCCAGGATACCGACGCGGACCGTGCCGTTTGCGGTGATAGTGGCGCTGCGAACGCCTGCCCCTTGCTCGAACATGACCAGTTCGCCGAAGATATCGCCTTCCCTGAGAGAATCCACGACGACCACGCCCTTGGGGGCCTTTTGCGTGACCTTTACCTGCCCTTCCAGGATGACGTAGGCCCAGAACCCCTTGGTCCCTTCTTCGATGATGACCGCCTTGTCCGGGTATATTTCTTCACTGGCGACATAGGAGTATAAAAACGGATCAACGGACATAGCTTTAAAACTCCTTCTAAGGCATCAGGAAAAACCCGAGTATCTTTCTGTCATGGTCTGTCAAACGGGTAAAGGCCATGCCCAGGAGGACCCTGCCAGGTTGCTCGTCTTTTCTGATGGTAACGATTTTGGCGTTTATATCCAGATGCTTCTCATTGGGCAGGGTGGTGCTGATGAAAAATTCATCCCCGGGCACATGAGAAATGTTGGCGACGTTTTCGGAGCTTATGCCAAGCGCCAGCCCGCCGCGGCTGATGTCCTTGAGCACCCCTTCCAAATGAATGTCGCTCGCGGAACCAATGGGTCGGTATTCACATAATTGCCCGATTTCCTTACGGTAGTATCGCCTCTTCGAATCCAGCGGCTCGCCGGCCGTTTCCTTCTTTTTTTCTTCCTCCAGTTTGAAGGTCAGGCTGCTGTAAACCTTGTTCATGCGAATGAGGTGTCTCAAGGTCTGATCAATGATGTATTTGAGGGTCGAAGGCATCTGCTGGTATTCGGTCGTGAGCCTGGCCGGATGCCAGATCTCCAGTTTTGAATTCTCGACAGCCCGGGCCGATGCGGTCCGGGGTTCGATGGCCCCGTAAAGGAAAACCATCTCCCCAATGACCTCACCCGGTCCTATGGTGGCCAGCTTGATTTCGCGGCCGTTCGACTGCGTGAATATCTCTACCTTTCCCTTAAGGAGCTTGTAGATGGATATTCCGTAGTCGCCTTCCTTAATGACCAGTTCGCCCTTTTTATAATTTAACTGCATGATCGGGGGTATTTTATTTTTAACGTTTGTCATGACAGATTACTTCCCCCTAATTAAATTAAATATTTTTTTAGACGGAGACGGCCTTTCCACCCAGCATCTTGTGCACAGGCGGCTAGAATAATAATTTTAGACCATTAAATCAAGTCTTAGTTTGAATCCCCAAGACAGGTTGCCTTTATTAATTTCGAGCCGCTGACCCGGTGAAAAGGTACCGGACTAGGGCCACATGGTCCTTCAGGCAACCAGGTCCTGACAACCTTTGATCTTTTAGAAGCTTCTAGAAGCTTCCGAAGCAAATACCCTTGACAAGCAAACGTAGATACGCGTCTCGCCGGGTCTGTCCAGGGTAAAAGCGACGGACTCGCGATAATATTCAATTGATATTATTATAAATTCTTACTGCGGGGCCGCTCGCCCCAAAGCAATCTAAACCTTGTCAATTAATGGGTCCTGGAACACTGAAGCAGGTTCTTTATGGCGAAACCGAATCTGCCCTTAGTCTGGCAGGATGAGGTCTCGGCCGTCAAAGCGAATCACATGGATTTTTTCGGCTGTCAAGGCGCCGAGGATTCTATCTAAAAGGGTCAGATTGAAGATCGCGATCTTCTGGTAAGGGTCCAGAAGGTTCAGGTTCTCGGACAGCTTCCCGGTTTTAAAATTGAAAATATAGACCATGCTTTCGGCATACTTGAGGATGCGGCCCACGCCGGAGCTCTTGGTGCCAAAAGGTTCATCCGCTATGAGTGAAACCCTGATGCCTCTGGCGCCAAAATACTCCCGAAGAAAGGCAAAGTGGATGTTCCAGAGGTTGTCCCCGGGCCGGACAATGTAAATCCCATAATAGCTCTCGGAACGCTTAGTTGGAGCGGCTTTTTGACCCGGGGTGACTTGTTGATCCAGGGTGACTTTTTGACCTGGGGTGACTTTTTGATCCGGAAGGCCTTCCCGCGCCTCAGACAAGCGTGTAGGGGCGGGCTCTTTGGACTTAAAAGGACGCTTGAGAGTTTTTTTAAGTGAAGAAACGAGTGACTTGGGGCCCTGTTCTATATCTTCTTCCACGATTTCAGGGTGGCGGAGGAGTGGTTTGACTGATTCAGGCCTCTGATTTATGTCTTGTTCCGCGATCTTTGGTCGGCGGAGGAGGGATTGCTTGGTCGGGGTTTCACCCTTTTTCTGGGCCTCGATTTCAGTCAGAATCTGGTTGAGCGGGATGACCTTCTTTCCTACCCGGATCATCTCCCCGGACTTGACGACCATATCCACACTCTTATCCAGCCCGAACATTTTCTTTCGCTCTTCGACCAGCGCTTTCAGGTCCTTGTCCGCTTTTTTTTCTATCTTGTCATAATCAATGATCGGAGCCGGTTTGGGTTTGACGGCCTGCTCCTGTATTTTTTGTTTTTCGGGCGGGGGTGGCTGCCGCCCGGTCCAGGGGTACCACTGGTAATAATGGTTAAGCAGGAGAAGCGCCAGGATCAGTACAACCAGGACCGGGATAACCCACAGCCATTTGCGGCCTTCCCAGGAGGGACGCGGAAGATTTTCAGTTGGCTTGTCCATTCTGAATTCAGCCCCTCTTTTTTTTGGCTTTAAGAGAGGGAAACACAACCGAGCCGCGACCGGTCATCGGCTCAGTCTGGACCGGTCATTATTATATACTAGTTGCTGGAGGAGACAATAGAAAAATCAGCATCAAGGTTAAAAAAGCCGTAGGCCGGGCCTGAACAAAGGCTGACTCCTTTGGCGCATCACGGCTGCTGGCGCGGCAGCCTGAATTCAACGGCGGTTCCTTTTCCTTCCCTGGCCGTGACCCTGATCTCGCCGTCGTGGTCCTCGATAATTTTCTTGGCCATGGCCAGACCCAGGCCCAGGGCGCCTTTCTTGGTGGAAAAAAAGGGGTTGAAGACGTGGCTCAGGTCTTCTTTCTTGATGCCAAACCCGTAATCAATGCAGCGAAAGAGGAGGTGGTCCCTGTCTATTTCAGTGGAAATGGCTGTTTTGCCTCCCCGCGGCATGGATTCGATGGCGTTTTTAATAATATTCAGACAGGCCTGCTTGATGAGGTAAGGGTCGAACAGGGCCGGCGGTATATCCGGTTCCTGGGAGAGATGCACCTCGACTCCAGCCTTTTCCCGATCCGGGCGGAGCAGTTCCACGGAATCGCGCACAATCTGGTTGAAATCGGCCAGTTCCACATTGATTTCCAGCGGCCGGGTCATGTCCCAGATATTATGCAGGACCGCTTCCAGGCGCCGAGCCTCCTCGACGATGATTCGGGTCCGGCGCAGGCAATCCTCACCCTTCAGGCAGTCCATGGTGATCAGGCGCTGTGTGTAACCGCCCAAGGACATAAGGGGGTTGCGTATTTCATGGGCGATATAAGTGGCCATCTCTTCCACCGCGGCCAATCTCTGAGCGTGAGTTTCCTTCCGAATCAGGCTCAGCCGCGCCTCACCCAGTCCAATCAAATCCCATATGATTCTGGCCGTCCGATGATCCATCAAGGAAACCTGGGGAGGCAGCTCCTTCCGCAGGGCCTGACACACCTCCTGCTTGCCGGTCAACTCGATGACGATCTCCAGGCCTTCCATGCCGATCATCTCACGATAATCCGTAAAGACCTGAATGCCCTTCTGCCTGGCATATTCCATTCCCGGGGCTTCAGGGTTCACGTCCGCCACGGCCGCAATCTCCAGGACCATCCCCTTCTCATGATCGTTATCAAG encodes the following:
- a CDS encoding cyclic nucleotide-binding domain-containing protein, which produces MSVDPFLYSYVASEEIYPDKAVIIEEGTKGFWAYVILEGQVKVTQKAPKGVVVVDSLREGDIFGELVMFEQGAGVRSATITANGTVRVGILDTERLSVEYDVLSPQLKELIGALIARLKDMTQKASALSLKVR
- a CDS encoding PFL family protein — translated: MSISVDEVFETASMILYHNLDIRTTTLGINLKDCFDSDFTGFKEKVYHKVHSHACRLVEQAKNLELKYGIPIVNKRVSVTPVSLIMESHASPEKYLDLALTLDRAAADAGIDFIGGFGALVQKGMTRSEAVLIKSLPDVLSQTERVCSFLNAGTTEAGLNLDAINLLGKMLKETAAKSNNGLGCARFVVFANAPEDNPFMAGAFHGVGEGDVTLNVGISGPGVVRNVVEKNQDCDLTQLSEVIKRTVFKITRAGELIGRELARNMKIPFGIVDISLASTVAVGDSVANVIEAFGIERIGAHGSTLALALLMDAVKKGGAMASGNVGGLSGTFIPISEDAGMIEAVKKGALTLDKLEALTAVCSVGLDMFAVPGDTPAETINAIIADELAIGIIAHKTTAVRIIPVPGKQAGDLVQFGGLLGSAPVMEVNRFSAKRFMSRGGRLPAPLTSLRN
- a CDS encoding ACT domain-containing protein; this encodes MEKELLFITVIGKDRKGIVAKISALLYELDINIEDISQKITEGYFVMTMLVDIQDSGVPLDKISSELKTVAQDLQVDIQIQHENILKMMHRV
- a CDS encoding SPASM domain-containing protein — its product is MPAEAAKIVSQQEDFTIPVDKKGLVIYFSVNGKGFFFNGHNGFFVDSLPEFAQQAFAALALPVRQRRRIYKSLKSQYGQACQNLIKEIELFQNGTHPDLAPEPRQKRFHSPMLPSAISVYISQGCNLACSYCFNQRGSLGQKPSFMSEATAREVLGFISHIVKSEAHPVITVFLYGGEPMLNPGATFLLARGLQDLNHRNLKTKVHPILSTNGTIYNQEIFDIFAEFPEFSTVIVSLDAFKEVHDRNRPFANQKKGSSFDCVKGNLKRMAREKIPHSATCIVPFPYDFVGAAEALHCLPAECVEIKELNHYILGKTVLPEVFEQDFDTWRQNYIEYADYYIEYLNSKNPVRHVDRYNLPGNYALRLAEPKEPDTTLACRVADASLAIDAVGNLIPCEAFLGQNRFYLGDVKKGFNQAKYARFEKWILSKGQFRIDSARCKYCFAQRLCGGGCYAASFNETGKLEALGENACAYVREAVKINLYFISQFKNRQPGIFSQLKGAAVE
- a CDS encoding SMP-30/gluconolactonase/LRE family protein; protein product: MRTQKMRLSILLAITAMLIAFQVQGLALAEQTRVWVYTKLPGVPEGLCIDSKNNLYATVSFTGELVKLKDNGAYDHVAWVPTKADSGKGQVIGIEADKSDNILVTYKEFSKKWEGLLNPRHPDCNDVTVKKSGVYKVNPSTGKVTPVLTRAEGWPVCFPDDIAVDNAGNIYVSDLTYSGIWKISPDGKVTMWCDDPLLNWSDPSLALGVNVIVLDKQQKNIYAATTTIEGRIVKIPIKKDGSAGKPRFHSRMHTYFDGIEIDDEGYIYASEPGLNQIIVVSPKAGFVTPRKVIARGAPLEGPTSLVLRDGVLYTANLAYGWPDEAKSNTVIAIKGFTKK
- a CDS encoding cyclic nucleotide-binding domain-containing protein — its product is MTNVKNKIPPIMQLNYKKGELVIKEGDYGISIYKLLKGKVEIFTQSNGREIKLATIGPGEVIGEMVFLYGAIEPRTASARAVENSKLEIWHPARLTTEYQQMPSTLKYIIDQTLRHLIRMNKVYSSLTFKLEEEKKKETAGEPLDSKRRYYRKEIGQLCEYRPIGSASDIHLEGVLKDISRGGLALGISSENVANISHVPGDEFFISTTLPNEKHLDINAKIVTIRKDEQPGRVLLGMAFTRLTDHDRKILGFFLMP
- a CDS encoding radical SAM protein — encoded protein: MIFHSFFGLGMYLENHSANALNSFSTSRALSEERYIPPELLQEFVRRGFLVQAGKPEREEIVSQYGVLSPEAISGLCLNMATGCNFRCHHCIHFAGSDLNGRPLKPGRMSFETARSAMDWVASGLLENGQTRMDLNFGGGEPLLNWRAMEKTLKYAHQHLQPRLDVHFSINTNASLMTSQMARALKKYNVRVIASLDGAKTGNDLVRRTKSGRPTFDLVQTGFARLAAAGTPVRAVHVILSSENFDSLGDTFIQYLAQRKMLSITLEPDLTDRLKQPVSSLVNKIMNLKKAAREKGISITGYWERPFARIIRPEADLTPHFCRAMGGKTIDVMPDGSLYSCSYTDLKLGNLWQFAGKGPPSLLTNTPRFRAMLDSQRIGQIDQCRGCELEGVCGGGCYATTAHALKKKDDRIIAYRCDFYRQVTRQLLLDAMDQKMAA
- a CDS encoding NAD-dependent protein deacylase — its product is MHQDSIEAAAEIIAKANYAVAFTGAGISAESGIPTFRDPGGIWDRFDPGELGTAGGAMQFAQRHPERIREFLIESVATFEKAEPNPAHHGLAELEKMEILQGVVTQNIDDLHSMAGNTRVFEVHGNLYRFRCTSCGVVQKFSRQEILSRVKRALSEEPFSMQTLLAALPQCDCQGLMRPDVVMFGEAVQQVPESYREAQLSDVIIVLGTSGVVWPAAGVPYEAKKTDSKIIEINPSENAFRDITDVYVKDLSGAAMPKIIERVRNLR